AAGACACTTATTATAATCCCATTCTGAGAATTCTCTTTActgttatcaatttttaaaaattcagcaactaataaaaaattatcaaaagatTCATTACACACtatgaaaaatattatgaaactTTGAGAAACATTAAAATTAGAGTCCCACCATTATTTTTGCTTACATTAAAACTTAACAGTTACTTTTGCTAAAATTAAGATCTCAACAacaatttttgaagaaaataaaatctcaacaTATTTTTGTAGATATTATTAAGAACAGTTTAAAGTCTTGAAGAACAAGAATGAGAAGGGAATACTTTCCCTTTCAGTTATCAAGCCTCATTACAAAGCTATATTAATTAAAGCAATCCCATATTGGCATAAGATtagaaaaatagatcaatggaatagaacagagggGCCACAAATAGTCCCAAGAATATATGAACCCTTGATATTTGACAGAGCTGGCACTGCGAATGAGCGGGGAAAGGAGagatttttcaacaaatgatatgGGGCGATTGAGTATTTGTacggaaaaaaatgaaattggacatCTAATCTCAGACTCTACAGAGAAATTAACCCCAagtatattaaatacataaatgtaaaaggaaaaactatagaaaatttaaatattaatatagaaGAATATCTTCATGATGTTGGGGTATGGAAGGAATTCtttgaaaagacacaaaaagagaaaaaagattggtATCTTGACTATAATTAAGAATTTTGGTTTAttcaaagataccatcaaaaaaatggtcaaaaataaggacaaagtggggatatatatatgtaacacacataaaagacaaaggactaaatttagaatatataaatatcacccacaaattaatttttgaaagtcACACTacccaggagaaaaaaattggcaaatgTCTTGACTAAAAGATTCACAAAATAATAAATCCTAATGTccaacagacatatgaaaagatgttcaacatcattagtagTCAGGAAAATCAAATTATGAGAGGCCATTTTACACCCATCGGattggcaaaaattttaaagttgggagttcccattatggctgagcaggttaagagctcgacatagtgtctatgaggatgtaggttcgatccatggccttgtttagcgggttaaggatccagcagcgcaggaagctgtggcgtaggtcacagatatggctcagatccagtgttgctgttgctgtagtgaggcctcagctgcagctctcatttgacccctggcagggaaatttccatatgccaccagtgctgcagtaaaaagaagaaaaaaaaaattgtctgattAATAATACCAAGTGTTGCCAGTAGGTGGAGCAATGGAAACTATTAAACTGTTAGGGTGTAAATTGGTACACACCATCAGGAAAAGTTAACTAAGAAAAGCTAGGCATCATCTAGCAACTTTGAAGGTGTCCATATCCTATAAATCAGCAATTCCTCTCTTAGTTAAATATCTTAGAGACATCTGTATTTTTGTACACTACCAAGAATATTCATGGTAGCATCGTTTTGtaacaaaaattggaaacaagCAGAATGTACTTCAAAACTATCATGGATATTCATACTATggtacatacaaaaataaaagtgaaataaccaAACAGCAGTGAGATGCTactacacacctattaaaatggcCAACATTTGGAacactgacaacatcaaatgtTGACAGACatgtggagcagcaggaactcttatttactgctggtgggaatgcaaaatggtatagccacttcgGAAGgcagtctggcagtttcttaccAAACTAAACCATACACTTGCTACACAATGCAACAACTGTTCTCCTTGGTGTTTCTCTAAAAGAGCTGAAAacttatatccacacaaaaacctgcacaccgatgtttagagcagctttattcataactgccaaacatggaagcaactcagATGCctttcagtagatgaatggataaataaatcatgATAAATCGTGATGATTGAATATTATTCATTGCTACAATTAATAAGCAATCAAGTCACAAAAGATACAGAGCAATCTTAAATGcacactactggagttcccgtcgtggcgcagtggttaatgaatccgactaggaaccatgaggttgcgggttcggtccctgcccttgctcagtgggttaacgatccagcattgccgtgagctgtggtgtaggttgcagacgcggctcagatcccgcgttgctgtggctccggcgtaggccagtggctatagctccgattcaacccctagcctgggaacctccatatgccacgggagcgacccaaagaaatagcaaaaagacaaaaaaaaaaaaaaatgcacactactaagtgaaagaagccaatctgaaaaaggctacatactatgtgattccaactatatgatattctggcaaaggtaaaactatggagaacagtaaaaGATCAGCCATTGCCAGAGGTGGAGCAGGAGGCTGAATAGGTGGAACACAGAGGATTTGGGTGGCAGTGAAACTagtctgtatgatactataatttACTATAATGATACTTGGATACATTTGTCCAAGCCCATAGAATATACAACACTAAGAGTAAACTCTaaagtaaactatggactttgggtgataatgatgtacCAATATAAGTTGTTCATCACCTGTAACAAATGGACCACTCTAGTGTGGGGTGTTTATAGTGGGGGAGGCTATGTACGTGGGGAGCAGGGAGTATATGGGAAGTTTCCATACCATCCTCCCaaatttgctgtgaacctaaaacttctcaaaaaaacactttttaaagtaaatttatcacaatttatacaaatgaaattacTATACAACTACccacaacaacatggataaatctcacaaATAATATGAAAGGAAAGGAGACAGTCGCAATTCTGAggatataaagtatataaagttCAAATATCTGTAAAACAAAACTGTGTTATTTAGAGATGCTTATACAAAAGATAAATctataaagaaaagtaaataaatataatgattgtcaggctaggggttaccTCTAGGATGGGTGGAGGAATGTCTTAAGTGGGGAGCCTGAGTACAGGAGGAGTAGGGAATGGGGTCATCAAGGTGTTTGTTCCATTTCTTGCCTGGGCGGCCCTTACATGAACAAtagctttaaaaatgttcttttaactggTAGTTCTCTTCTGAATGCTTCTCTTTTTCTAATGAAATAGAAAGTAAGTTCACCAACTGGGGTTGAGGATGTGGGAGAGGTATTGAGGATTTTAGGGAAAGGAAGATGGTATGAAAGAAACAAGTTGGAGAgtgaacagaagaggaaaatactgcatttttttttttactgtattcttTCAGGAAAGctcttcccttttttccctgAGTCCCTGTGCTTTTTATCTCCTCCATAACATAATTTTGTTAACTTTAATATATTGCACTATAGGCAGTAATCCCAAACACATagttaaaatacaatttaatgtttaaaaataaatgtaaagggaTTCTCCtatggcacactgggttaaggagccaatgttgtcactgcagtggctcaagtcgttgccgtggtgcaggttcaatccctggcccgggactgtccacatgcagtgggcatggccaaaacaacaaaatagaattaacccataaaaaatgttaaaaacaaaagtgaCTCTTAATAAACTATATACTTATAATAATATCCATAATTCATTAGTTATGTCTTATTTCACCTTGAGCTAAAGTGATTTAAGAcaaatatacaggagttcccatcgtggctcagtggttaacgaatcaaaccaggaaccatgagattgcaggtgtgattcctggccttgctcagtgggttaaggatccagctttgcggtgagctgtggtgtagttcacagacacggctcggatcccacgttgctgtggctctggcacaggccggcggctactgctccaattagacccctagcctagaaacctccatatgccatgggagtggccctagaaaaaggcaaaaagacagaaaaaaaaaagacaaatatacagaGCTCAtacggggatttttttttatcctttttctttcctcttttttatacCAAATAGCTTTAGTGTTATATTCTCCATTTTGTAAGTTTTAAACAAATGTAGGTATTTATTACCTCCTTACTTTATTGATCTCAAGTCcaaaaatcatctttaaatatcagaaaatatattAACACCACAAactaaatattcatatttaaaattactaGAAAACTAtcatacttttttccccctctttggccacaaccatggcatatagaagttcccaggccagggattgaaccaccagtaccacagagacaagccagatcattaaccaactgcaccacagcgggaagtcctatactcttaaattttactCGGAAGATATAAATAGGAAAAGTTGATAGGGTCacacaattttataatttttcctagGATTGTATATGAACaagtttgtaaaaataaattgtcTAAATTATAACATGCCTTAGTTGCAAATTCACGTTTATAATTGCATGGCTTCAAGTATTAACATATATAAtgtaaatttaaagtttttataaaggCAAATACAGTAAATTTAAACAATTACCACTAATGTAGATTTAAAATATGTCATGAGTTTTCATCTtctaatattctatgataactGCACCATTGTCATAGAGATAAAATCcttagactttttaaaagaatttgaatCTACAAAGATTGAaactaaaaatacttaaaataacaaCTGTTCAGGAAAAATATCACGGGTGTGTAGATAGTGAAAGAGTGCtcaaataataaagcaaatgagGTAAAATATTAACAGCAGGTGATCTGAGTAAAGTGTATATGGGCATAAATTCTACTTATGCTGGCAACCTTTCTAGAaggttaaaattatttctaaataaaaagttaaaatgaagaaAGGGACATGGACTAATATACTGATATAAGTGGAAATCAATAGTATACAAGGAAATAAATTCATCTCTTGAATAAAAAAAAGTGGAGGAGTATGGTAATGTATCCTCTTCTTTTGAGCTTAAATAACCAAAGCCATTAGCttaagcagtgattttttttaagtatcttcaTTCTGAGAGTTCGCCTTGAAATAGAACTACCTgctcttctatgttttcttccctTATACAGACTCTGTCTTCTTTGTCCTTGAATCTACAAGCAGAGTACTGTCCCACTCTGCCCAGGTCTGCACTGATTCTGCACCAGCCATTTTCTATTGACCTTACTGGCAAATGCTTTCTAATCTCATACCACTTATAGTGTGTCTTTAATTTCTGTGCTATTCAGTGAGGAATCCTCCCTGCTAGGATCTATAATCAGATCATTATAAAAAGTTTGGTTTGGTAAGGAGGTGCAAATGGAGATTATTACATGATGTCATCTCTAAGGGCAAAGCTGCAATATATGTTGTCTTGGAAATTCTCAAAATTCCAGAGTTGAAACAAATCAGACCATCAAGGTGCCTTGGTGAAATTTCAGTTCCTACAGTGTTGCTAACAACAAACATGCCATCAATAACACAAACTCATCAAATGTCCCAgttgaaagtctttttttaattatcgTTATTATTaatcatcatcagcatcattaTCATTAGCAAAAATTAAATCcactaataaaacaaaaatcacagtCCACAGGCAGGTGTCTTAATGACAGTGAATCAATAACATTATTTTCATGTACAAGGGACAGCACCCTGAGGATAAAGACCGTATCACAGCTTGATAATCAATCCAACAATTCAGCCAACATTATTGAGCACCTAGGCACAATGGAGGATCTTAAAATGAGTACAAGAATCCCTGCTTTCAAGGAGTTTTTAGTCCCATAGGAGGTATTGAAGAACATCAAGATCACAGGACCACGCAAGATCAGTGGCATAATGGACTCAGTGCCATGTATGAAATGTTACTGGAGAAGGGCATCACAAGAGACTACCATCACATTCAGTTGGGAGCAATCAGAAGAGGTTCTTTAGAGAAGGTGGCATCTGAGCTGGGCCTTGAGGAACTGGAAGGATTTTGGCAGACTGGCACGTAGAGAGTGGTTATTACAAGTGGAAAAAATAGCGTGGGCCAAAGCATGACCCTAGGAAAGTTAATGGCACATCTGGGGAGAGAATAATAGTCCAGTCTGGCTGGTGTATGGGATCTATGTAAGTGGGAGTAGCTTGATAAAATGCTACAGGTTTTATGGGGACCATATTCTGAAGAGCTCTAAATGATAGGCTAAGATTTCACATCTTTAACTTGCATTAGAGTAACTATATTTATCCACagcaataaaatatgtaattatttatgaAGAGATATGGTCACTTCAGTTCCATATTTCTTAGGGAAACTCAAGTGGTTTCTAGGCAATGTTACTGCCTTGCTATCAGAAATGTCCCAGCACTTAACACCAAGCAATCGATAGAATTTTCTATTCTGCATGCAGTTGAACCTCTTCCCTCTATGTCTATTCTTTCCATCCATCCAGGGACCACACTTCTTCCCACTTCCACCTCCAACCCCACCAGTTCTCATGGCACCTGATCAGTTGGGGCAAGTCTAAGTCAGGATTTCCAGACAAAACTGCTACCTTGAAACTAGTATCCAACAGCTTGAGAAGTGAGAGTGGTGGTGGCTGGGGTACTGAACAATGTCAAGAAAATGTAGCCATTTGAGAAAATCTGTGAAATCCCCATTCTATGAGTCAAGAATTGGGATTCTGAGTTCTCTGAAATTGGAACTCCTGGTCCTCCACCCTGTTTGGCCCAGAGGAAACCTGGAGGGGTACCAGAACTCACAGTGCCTAAGTAAGGTCATCTTTTAGAGTTTCCTCTTATGGCCATGGACATCCTTAAAAGGATGACATTTCATCTGTGTTAGAAGTTACTTAAAGGCCTCCTGGGTCTGAGGCTGTTGAGGCTGTGGATGGAGTGGagtgaatttctctttctgaccaaGGAGCCCTATTGGGCTTTGTCTTTGCCCCACAGGCTGGTAGTTGGGAACTTCTCAGTGCACTGACGGTATAAAGATGCTAAAGAATAGTTGTATTAGGTGACCAGGACAAAGAAGTAAGCTATCTAAACCAAGCAGTGAAGGCTTAGAATCACCAGTTGCCATGGCCACACTGCCTGCAGCTGGTCAGTCTTTCAGCTCTTTTCTGGAACGAGCCCTCCTCTGCAGGAAGTCATGGATCGCAGTAGTGAGGCCCCATGTCACGCTGGACCTTAGGATGACCAGGGAACCTCCACGGTAGATGAGGAACACCTTTCGGCCCCGTGTGTCCCACACGTCCTGGGCAGAGGCCCACAGGCTTGGCATGCTCTGCCAGCCAATATGGGACTGCATATTGGCTACGAGCACAATCAGAGGATACAGAATGAGGCAAGTGATGGTTCCATTGACACTCCCAGACACCAAGGCAGGAACCCAGTGGGGCAGGCCTTGCTCTGCTAAGCTATCCCGGATGGGGTCCTTGAAGGAGAAATACAGAGCACTCCCCAGGCTGTTCCTGAGAAGGACAGGCCAGAAACCACGATAGTAACCCATTGACAGCCGCCCCCAAAGCCCATAAGAGTGGAATTCCTTGAGGATGCTGAAGGTGCTGGGAAAGCGAGCTTGCTTGCGACCATCCTGGAGCACATTCTGCACCCTTTCAAAGGGGCTGAGCGCCACAGCCTCCACCACACCAGACATGAGCCCTGCAGTGCAGCGGTGTCCCAGGGAGTGGGGCCCAACAGGGCAGAGGGAACACAGCAGGTTTTCATAAGTCCCAAACAGCAGAGTCCCTTGCAGCGTCTTGGAGAGAAGAGGCGGGTAGATTCCCCGGTAGAAGTATTGAGGGCCTTCGTGCCAAAGCTGCCGAATGGCCTGTGACACCGCTACGGCATGTATCTGTTGCCGGAACACAACCTTATAGATAGGAAAGGTCAGAAAAGTAGACATAAAGTTGGAAACAGCCCCAAGGGCGTAGGCCTGGGGGTGCCAGCTTTTCTTTCCAGGAGCCTCTGTTCGTGTCCAGGGCTGAAGCTCCTTCCCGGGAGAGTGGTTCTGTTCCCCCATGCTGAAGATAACTGGATGCAGAGGGAAGAAACTGGcgagagtggggaaaaaaaaaattagactaacGAGTGAAATCTCTTGGGGAGCATTTTCATTGCTTAGTTAGACACAGAGTCCCAAGAAACTCAGCTCTAAGGAAACAAGCGACTCTTTGGGCCAGTTTCTGAGAAAGAAGCACGCTCTTCAGAAAGAATGCATCCACCTTCAGAGGAAACAAAGGCAGTTCGTTTTATTCTGAACAGAGTCACCTCCACAGTGTTTATCTGACCTGGCAAATATTCCAATATTCAGAG
Above is a genomic segment from Sus scrofa isolate TJ Tabasco breed Duroc chromosome X, Sscrofa11.1, whole genome shotgun sequence containing:
- the SLC25A53 gene encoding solute carrier family 25 member 53; this encodes MGEQNHSPGKELQPWTRTEAPGKKSWHPQAYALGAVSNFMSTFLTFPIYKVVFRQQIHAVAVSQAIRQLWHEGPQYFYRGIYPPLLSKTLQGTLLFGTYENLLCSLCPVGPHSLGHRCTAGLMSGVVEAVALSPFERVQNVLQDGRKQARFPSTFSILKEFHSYGLWGRLSMGYYRGFWPVLLRNSLGSALYFSFKDPIRDSLAEQGLPHWVPALVSGSVNGTITCLILYPLIVLVANMQSHIGWQSMPSLWASAQDVWDTRGRKVFLIYRGGSLVILRSSVTWGLTTAIHDFLQRRARSRKELKD